One window from the genome of [Clostridium] celerecrescens 18A encodes:
- a CDS encoding PucR family transcriptional regulator yields MTIGKLLEEPIFQNLKVLNKKADLSREIFTVESTETPDVASYLPENTLLITTGMAFKENQSGLCEFILSLDRLPCAGLAIKLGRFIDHLEPEVTDLADQLEFPLIQIPYHMTLGEVFQQLLAYIWDNQNAELTFVLNTQKKFSALLLQGASMNVMMNNLGLVIKRPAALLNPFGEVEATTHTCQKEYLKAAQNLFYDLSLYERRTDIFENFVYVPKIKEKVFIYPIQTVGKNPYYLYIYGGAEKEDTLSGMVIEQLVLVFGIFLYKNLYVRCNPLKQKEAILHILVNKYKKERWSSAQLYTVGEKYGLKPAAGYKIILATLEPFGGREFDFLNLSYREERYILIYDWLSRKLQEKFHGDIIIFPETLTYQYILLIQGNYRELEKVLEEYHESLQHFLQVSVTFSFGNGVMELETIGNSYITALESYQYGEEKENIPYIKYFKSTDANELFKMVSSEQIKGYCLYHLKGLTNPEDEMTLELRRTLKTYLDCRCSVTETANHMFLHRNTIKYRIKKCEEILGREIVDANYCFQLQLSLVLLEQNE; encoded by the coding sequence ATGACCATTGGGAAATTACTGGAAGAACCAATATTTCAAAATCTAAAGGTGCTGAATAAAAAGGCGGATTTAAGCAGAGAGATTTTCACGGTTGAGTCCACGGAAACGCCGGATGTTGCGTCTTATTTACCGGAGAATACGTTATTGATCACTACCGGGATGGCGTTTAAGGAAAACCAGTCTGGATTGTGTGAGTTTATTCTCAGTCTGGACCGCCTGCCCTGTGCCGGACTTGCTATTAAGCTGGGACGTTTTATCGATCATCTGGAGCCGGAGGTCACAGACCTTGCAGACCAGCTGGAATTTCCGCTGATTCAGATTCCTTATCACATGACATTGGGTGAGGTCTTTCAGCAGTTATTAGCTTATATCTGGGATAATCAGAACGCAGAATTGACCTTTGTCTTAAACACGCAGAAGAAATTCTCTGCTTTGCTTCTTCAGGGTGCTTCCATGAATGTTATGATGAACAACCTGGGGCTTGTCATTAAGAGGCCGGCCGCATTATTAAATCCCTTTGGTGAAGTAGAGGCTACGACCCATACGTGTCAAAAGGAATACTTAAAGGCGGCACAAAATCTGTTCTATGACCTGTCACTTTATGAAAGAAGAACGGACATTTTTGAGAATTTCGTTTATGTGCCAAAGATAAAGGAAAAGGTCTTTATCTACCCGATTCAAACGGTGGGGAAAAATCCTTATTATCTTTACATCTATGGCGGCGCGGAAAAGGAAGATACCTTATCCGGCATGGTGATCGAGCAGTTGGTACTGGTGTTTGGTATCTTTCTATATAAAAACCTGTATGTTAGATGCAATCCATTAAAGCAAAAAGAAGCGATTTTACATATTCTTGTAAATAAATATAAGAAAGAACGGTGGTCCTCTGCCCAGCTATACACGGTAGGGGAAAAATATGGGCTAAAGCCGGCAGCCGGCTATAAGATAATCCTGGCGACCCTGGAGCCGTTTGGAGGAAGAGAGTTTGATTTCCTTAACTTATCTTATAGGGAGGAACGGTACATCTTAATCTATGACTGGCTTAGCAGAAAGCTGCAGGAGAAATTCCATGGGGATATCATCATTTTTCCGGAGACCCTGACTTACCAGTATATCTTGCTGATACAGGGAAATTACAGGGAGCTGGAGAAGGTTCTTGAGGAATACCACGAATCTTTGCAGCATTTTTTGCAGGTCTCTGTCACGTTCTCCTTTGGAAATGGTGTGATGGAGCTGGAAACCATCGGAAATTCCTATATTACGGCTTTGGAAAGCTACCAGTACGGGGAAGAGAAGGAGAATATTCCTTATATAAAATATTTCAAGTCAACCGATGCCAATGAACTGTTTAAAATGGTGTCCAGTGAACAGATCAAAGGATACTGCCTATACCATTTAAAGGGCCTGACGAATCCTGAAGATGAGATGACATTGGAGCTCAGGAGGACACTTAAGACGTATCTGGACTGCAGATGCAGCGTTACAGAGACTGCCAATCATATGTTCCTTCACAGGAATACCATTAAATACCGGATCAAAAAATGCGAAGAAATTCTCGGCAGGGAAATTGTTGATGCTAATTACTGCTTTCAATTGCAGTTAAGCCTGGTGCTGTTAGAACAGAATGAATGA
- a CDS encoding DUF2877 domain-containing protein, which produces MQKNWDIKGKVMRSLSGKLAASELLAALKEDKVYRIHSQFESGCNLALPPFLCFIGNKNEALVPYGILLDKEDLPVFLEQAASSSCFRWNEKERTLYSDSIRLCLKNTRIYCSYIQKRDYSIELEGLSMFERLIDWNLPTGFGESMGSFLTAEKKEVEELYQAFSKPKEEAEKTIKRWIGRGRGLTPSGDDYLMGLLYMDRIYPILEMPFLQGLKSLIDRQYTTDISGHYLHCALNGYFNIVMTELLDAMIQKDSTHMKMSIGRIRLIGSTSGCDMMLGMAAGAYFIKGRVKNRMGGP; this is translated from the coding sequence ATGCAAAAAAACTGGGATATAAAGGGTAAGGTTATGAGAAGCTTATCAGGAAAGCTGGCAGCATCAGAGCTGCTTGCAGCATTAAAAGAAGACAAAGTTTATAGAATCCACAGCCAATTTGAGAGCGGATGCAATCTGGCGCTTCCTCCGTTCCTCTGCTTTATTGGAAATAAAAACGAAGCCCTGGTCCCATATGGTATTTTATTAGATAAGGAGGATCTGCCTGTATTCCTGGAACAGGCAGCCTCCTCCAGCTGTTTCCGGTGGAATGAGAAGGAAAGGACCCTATATTCAGATTCCATCCGTCTTTGCTTAAAAAATACCCGGATATACTGCAGCTATATTCAGAAAAGGGATTATTCCATAGAACTTGAAGGGCTTTCCATGTTTGAGAGGCTCATTGATTGGAATCTTCCTACTGGATTCGGGGAATCCATGGGCTCCTTTTTAACGGCAGAGAAAAAAGAAGTGGAGGAATTATATCAGGCATTTTCCAAACCAAAAGAAGAGGCTGAGAAAACGATAAAAAGATGGATCGGAAGAGGGAGGGGGTTGACACCGTCAGGTGATGACTATCTTATGGGGCTTCTTTATATGGACAGAATTTACCCAATATTGGAAATGCCCTTTCTACAGGGCTTAAAGTCACTCATAGACCGTCAATATACAACGGATATCAGCGGGCATTATTTACATTGTGCATTGAACGGGTATTTTAATATCGTTATGACGGAGTTGTTGGACGCCATGATTCAGAAGGATTCTACTCATATGAAGATGAGCATAGGCAGGATAAGGCTGATAGGTTCTACCTCTGGCTGCGATATGATGTTAGGCATGGCAGCAGGGGCTTATTTTATCAAAGGCAGGGTAAAAAATAGAATGGGAGGTCCATAA
- a CDS encoding YlbE family protein: MLYNTIDDANQAVIQKIILASPVLLDVVPAKTVMKELNQGKVLLHAGPPIRWENMTSPMKGSCIGAALFEKWAATKEEAVKLLSQGEVGFIPCHHVDAVGPMGGITSANMPVFVVENTTDGNRAYCSMNEGIGKVLRFGAYSREVILRLGWMRDVLGPVLSMALKGFEKGLAMNPMIAKAIAMGDEFHQRNIAASLLFLKEMSPVISGLSIEEEKKKEVIQFLADTDQFFLNIMMAAAKAVMDGARRITEGTIVTAMCRNGENFGIRISGMKDEWFTAPVNTPQGLYFTGYSGEDASPDIGDSAITETFGVGGMAMIAAPAVTRFVGTGGFQDALRISNEMLEIVIGQNPNFSIPTWNFQGTCLGIDARKVVETGITPVINTGIAHKEAGVGQIGAGTVHPPIECFQKAVRAYAKKLGYKG; this comes from the coding sequence ATGTTGTACAATACAATCGACGATGCAAATCAGGCGGTCATCCAGAAAATAATCCTTGCTTCACCGGTTTTATTGGATGTGGTACCGGCTAAAACAGTAATGAAAGAATTAAATCAGGGAAAGGTACTTCTCCATGCAGGACCGCCTATCCGGTGGGAAAATATGACCAGCCCTATGAAAGGCTCCTGTATAGGTGCCGCCCTGTTTGAAAAATGGGCGGCTACCAAGGAGGAAGCAGTGAAGCTTTTAAGCCAGGGAGAGGTGGGTTTTATTCCCTGTCACCATGTGGATGCAGTAGGACCTATGGGAGGCATTACTTCTGCTAACATGCCAGTATTTGTAGTAGAAAATACCACGGATGGGAACAGGGCCTATTGTTCCATGAATGAAGGAATTGGCAAGGTTCTCAGGTTTGGAGCATATTCCAGAGAAGTGATTCTAAGATTAGGCTGGATGAGAGATGTACTGGGGCCGGTGCTTTCTATGGCGCTTAAGGGGTTTGAGAAAGGGCTTGCTATGAATCCCATGATCGCAAAGGCCATAGCCATGGGAGATGAATTCCATCAAAGGAACATTGCAGCTTCCCTTCTATTCTTAAAAGAGATGTCCCCAGTCATATCAGGTCTTTCCATAGAAGAGGAGAAGAAGAAAGAAGTTATTCAGTTTCTGGCTGATACGGACCAGTTCTTCCTGAATATCATGATGGCAGCGGCTAAGGCGGTAATGGATGGGGCACGCAGGATCACAGAAGGTACCATTGTGACAGCAATGTGCAGAAATGGAGAAAACTTTGGGATCAGGATCAGCGGCATGAAGGATGAGTGGTTTACGGCTCCTGTAAATACTCCCCAGGGTCTATATTTTACAGGATATTCCGGAGAGGATGCCAGTCCGGATATTGGAGACAGCGCTATCACGGAAACCTTTGGCGTAGGCGGAATGGCCATGATTGCAGCACCTGCTGTTACCAGGTTCGTAGGAACAGGCGGCTTTCAGGATGCCCTTCGCATCAGCAATGAAATGCTGGAAATCGTCATCGGCCAGAATCCTAATTTTTCCATCCCCACATGGAATTTTCAGGGAACCTGCTTAGGCATTGATGCGAGAAAGGTAGTAGAAACAGGGATCACTCCTGTAATCAATACGGGAATCGCCCATAAGGAAGCAGGAGTGGGGCAGATAGGAGCGGGAACAGTTCATCCGCCTATTGAATGCTTTCAAAAAGCGGTGAGGGCTTATGCAAAAAAACTGGGATATAAAGGGTAA
- a CDS encoding PTS fructose transporter subunit IIB codes for MKILAITACTAGIAHTYIAKEKLENAARELGDYIKVETQGSIGVEDELTPDDIREADVILISADIRVNKDRFAGKPVVEIPISMVMKSPKGVISKIHEKMGK; via the coding sequence ATGAAGATTTTAGCCATTACGGCATGTACGGCGGGAATCGCCCATACGTACATTGCCAAGGAAAAGCTGGAAAATGCAGCAAGGGAACTGGGAGACTATATCAAGGTAGAGACTCAGGGCTCCATTGGCGTGGAAGATGAGCTTACCCCAGACGATATCCGGGAAGCGGATGTGATTTTGATTTCTGCGGATATCCGGGTAAACAAAGACCGTTTTGCAGGAAAACCGGTCGTGGAGATTCCAATCAGTATGGTAATGAAATCTCCCAAAGGGGTAATATCAAAGATTCACGAAAAAATGGGGAAGTAG
- a CDS encoding dicarboxylate/amino acid:cation symporter, with protein MKKVKLSMTVQIMIGMTVGLLLGICFGDKVKDIKLIGDIFLRLIQMSVVVMIMGAVIESVAKLDPKELGRFGAKMLFWFLLTTVVAAAAGAVLGQLFLPGKGLFLPVSDQIVQASDKGLYNIILDFLPSNIVQSMSNSNMIQVIIFSVLFGASLGAFRINKERGLLMGVIKEFNEVILGIVHKVINLAPLGIGALLAYTAGTTGIKVILPLIRFLFIFGCGSLLYLGVMIAFVSFYCKTNPLNVGRKLYNMTIVAFTTTSSAVTLPIKMEDSERKLGVSKKVSGIVNPLGMTLNSNGLSMFLALACITVSQIYGIPLPMPQLVRVIVLSTLACLGTVAVPGGGLVALATVVPALGLPLESIAFLSSIDWFSGMFRTILNVDIDALVAMMIAKDEKELDYGILNGNQ; from the coding sequence ATGAAAAAAGTGAAATTATCAATGACAGTGCAGATTATGATCGGGATGACTGTGGGGCTGCTGCTTGGAATCTGTTTTGGAGACAAGGTGAAAGATATTAAGCTGATAGGAGATATCTTTCTGCGGCTCATTCAAATGTCTGTCGTGGTAATGATCATGGGGGCGGTCATAGAATCGGTGGCTAAACTGGATCCAAAAGAATTAGGGAGATTTGGGGCAAAGATGCTGTTCTGGTTTCTGCTGACCACTGTGGTGGCGGCAGCGGCAGGAGCTGTTTTGGGCCAGCTTTTTTTGCCTGGAAAAGGGCTTTTCCTCCCAGTCTCCGACCAGATTGTTCAGGCATCAGACAAGGGACTTTACAACATTATTCTGGATTTTTTACCCAGCAATATCGTTCAATCCATGTCAAACTCCAATATGATCCAGGTGATCATATTCTCCGTATTATTCGGTGCGTCACTGGGGGCTTTCCGTATAAATAAGGAGAGGGGCCTGCTTATGGGTGTCATAAAGGAATTTAATGAAGTGATATTGGGAATTGTACATAAAGTCATAAATCTGGCTCCTTTGGGGATCGGTGCCCTGTTAGCATATACTGCAGGAACAACTGGTATTAAGGTCATTCTGCCATTGATTAGGTTTCTCTTCATATTCGGGTGCGGTTCTCTACTGTATCTGGGGGTTATGATCGCATTTGTATCCTTTTACTGTAAGACCAATCCTTTGAATGTTGGTAGAAAGCTTTACAATATGACCATTGTAGCATTTACCACAACCTCTTCCGCCGTTACCCTTCCCATAAAAATGGAGGACAGTGAGAGGAAGCTGGGAGTCAGCAAAAAGGTATCAGGGATTGTTAATCCCCTGGGTATGACCTTGAACAGCAATGGTTTATCCATGTTTCTCGCTCTGGCATGCATAACTGTTTCCCAGATTTATGGAATTCCTCTCCCTATGCCCCAGTTGGTCCGCGTGATTGTTTTATCTACTTTAGCCTGCTTAGGAACGGTGGCGGTACCAGGAGGCGGTCTTGTAGCATTGGCTACGGTAGTTCCCGCACTTGGGCTTCCGCTGGAAAGCATTGCTTTCTTATCCAGCATCGACTGGTTTTCCGGGATGTTCCGCACCATATTGAATGTGGATATTGACGCCTTGGTTGCCATGATGATAGCAAAGGATGAAAAGGAGCTGGATTACGGGATTTTAAACGGAAATCAATGA
- the fdrA gene encoding acyl-CoA synthetase FdrA, whose protein sequence is MIKTIIRKGSYQDSVVLMLLTNKISSMPGIHKVSIMMATPANKDLFKASGLETPDLMEAQSNDMAIVADVESEELIGQVLKEVEKFLNDQSESSSGNEDKHIVSSWEQAIKRMPDANLAVLSIPGMYAAAEADRALDENLNVFIFSDNVSKKDEIYLKQKAHEKGLLVMGPDCGTGIIKGVPIAFTNHVRMGKIGVIGASGTGIQEVTTIIDHLGEGVANAIGTGGRDLSGEVGGITMLDAIDAMEKDPQVEVVVILSKPPAKEVRDVIVNRLWDYEKPVVTLFLGEKPEIHEENFYHACTLDEAARIAVSLVRNVEITKDTWKPEVQKGFKKEDNKTIKGYYSGGTLAAEAVMLIKDTIGITGAGGKQEGYLLNTQGYTIIDLGDDIYTMGKPHPMIDPTNRISCMKQALEEEQTGVILFDLVLGYGSHEDMAGALVPGILDMMEQVKKQGRKVYFVATICGTRGDMQNYDLQRKKLEDIGVILCTSNKRTVETALSLIGQPYVEKEKTILPREKMKADKDHTVSEKVMELLGQKPRVINIGLKGFADVLEEFSCKVVQYQWTPPAGGDLEMIKALQYLRGYKFSGL, encoded by the coding sequence ATGATTAAAACGATAATTCGTAAAGGAAGTTATCAGGATTCCGTGGTTCTTATGTTACTGACAAATAAAATTTCCTCCATGCCGGGAATACATAAAGTATCGATTATGATGGCAACCCCCGCTAACAAGGACTTATTTAAGGCAAGCGGTCTGGAGACTCCAGATTTGATGGAAGCCCAGTCCAATGATATGGCGATTGTGGCAGATGTGGAATCAGAGGAGCTCATCGGGCAGGTTTTAAAAGAAGTGGAGAAATTTCTAAACGACCAGTCCGAAAGTTCCTCCGGAAATGAAGATAAACACATCGTATCCTCCTGGGAACAGGCGATTAAAAGAATGCCGGATGCCAATCTGGCAGTCCTGTCCATACCAGGCATGTATGCGGCGGCTGAGGCCGACAGGGCACTTGATGAGAATTTAAATGTATTTATTTTCAGCGACAATGTATCAAAAAAGGATGAAATATATCTGAAACAAAAGGCTCATGAAAAAGGCCTTCTGGTCATGGGACCGGATTGCGGAACCGGTATTATTAAGGGGGTACCAATCGCCTTTACCAACCATGTCAGGATGGGGAAGATCGGAGTCATCGGCGCATCCGGTACAGGAATCCAGGAAGTTACCACCATCATTGATCATCTTGGAGAAGGAGTGGCAAATGCCATCGGCACAGGCGGCCGGGATTTATCGGGGGAAGTAGGCGGAATCACCATGCTTGATGCCATTGACGCCATGGAAAAGGATCCCCAGGTAGAGGTGGTGGTCATCCTGTCAAAACCTCCGGCAAAGGAAGTAAGAGATGTGATTGTAAACAGGCTTTGGGATTATGAAAAGCCTGTGGTGACCCTGTTCCTTGGGGAGAAGCCGGAGATCCATGAGGAGAATTTCTACCATGCCTGCACCCTGGATGAAGCAGCCAGGATCGCAGTTTCCTTAGTAAGAAACGTAGAAATCACAAAGGATACATGGAAACCGGAGGTACAGAAAGGATTTAAAAAGGAAGACAATAAAACCATAAAAGGTTATTATTCCGGAGGAACTTTGGCAGCAGAGGCTGTAATGCTTATAAAGGATACCATTGGCATTACCGGAGCAGGAGGAAAACAGGAAGGTTATCTGCTTAATACACAGGGCTATACCATCATAGATCTGGGAGATGACATCTATACCATGGGAAAACCGCATCCCATGATCGATCCCACAAACAGGATCTCATGCATGAAGCAGGCCCTGGAGGAAGAGCAGACAGGTGTCATTCTGTTCGATCTGGTACTGGGATATGGTTCTCATGAGGACATGGCCGGAGCTCTTGTTCCGGGGATCCTGGATATGATGGAGCAGGTGAAAAAGCAGGGGCGAAAGGTTTATTTTGTAGCTACGATTTGTGGAACCAGAGGGGATATGCAGAATTATGATCTGCAGAGAAAAAAACTGGAAGATATCGGTGTCATACTTTGTACCAGCAATAAAAGAACGGTGGAAACGGCTCTCTCTCTGATCGGCCAACCATACGTGGAGAAGGAAAAAACGATTCTTCCCAGGGAGAAGATGAAGGCAGATAAGGATCATACCGTATCCGAAAAGGTTATGGAATTGCTTGGGCAAAAACCCAGAGTCATCAATATCGGACTGAAAGGTTTTGCCGATGTACTGGAAGAATTCTCATGTAAGGTCGTGCAGTATCAATGGACGCCGCCTGCAGGAGGGGATTTAGAGATGATCAAAGCCCTGCAGTATTTAAGAGGTTACAAGTTTTCCGGGCTGTAG
- a CDS encoding PTS fructose transporter subunit IIC, producing MARQKLDIKKHVMTGISYMIPIVVCGGILCALAKGFGGYDIGNAVEAGATPFTNLNPFSWLGFWWGVNKLGSVAMDFAVAVMTAGVAYSIAGRPGIVPGIVIGYCSSQSKAGFLGGLLMAFIIGYFVNWMKTWKLPKWCVGLMPVMFIPVISTVVCGMIFLCVFSIPLSFIMNVFQQWIISLNGGAKAVIGGVIGACMGFDMGGPINKTASMAANALGTDGINGPMAAKIIGGMTPPIGIFIATLLRKNRFSKVELETAKTALPMGLCFITEGVLPFAAADPARVIPSSMIGSAVAGAIAVGMGCESVAGHGGIFVVPMMKNPMWFLIALVIGSLVTGVIYAVLKRPLDEQVEKEEEELDFDLDINIQ from the coding sequence ATGGCAAGGCAAAAACTTGATATTAAGAAACATGTTATGACTGGAATTTCTTATATGATCCCTATTGTTGTATGCGGGGGAATCCTCTGTGCACTGGCAAAGGGGTTTGGCGGATATGACATCGGCAATGCCGTAGAGGCAGGGGCAACACCGTTTACAAATTTAAATCCCTTTTCCTGGTTAGGCTTTTGGTGGGGAGTAAATAAGTTGGGTTCCGTAGCAATGGATTTTGCGGTAGCTGTGATGACGGCCGGTGTGGCCTATTCGATAGCGGGGCGGCCTGGAATCGTACCTGGTATTGTAATCGGCTACTGTTCGTCCCAATCCAAGGCAGGGTTCCTGGGGGGACTGCTCATGGCCTTTATCATCGGTTACTTTGTAAACTGGATGAAGACCTGGAAGCTACCAAAATGGTGCGTAGGGCTGATGCCGGTTATGTTCATACCGGTGATATCGACCGTGGTATGCGGCATGATTTTCCTCTGCGTGTTCTCAATTCCACTTTCCTTTATAATGAATGTATTCCAGCAGTGGATCATCTCCTTAAACGGAGGAGCAAAGGCTGTGATCGGCGGGGTAATCGGTGCCTGTATGGGATTTGATATGGGCGGCCCCATTAACAAGACCGCTTCCATGGCTGCTAACGCTCTGGGAACAGATGGGATTAACGGACCTATGGCTGCCAAGATCATCGGAGGTATGACCCCTCCTATCGGAATATTTATTGCAACCTTATTAAGGAAAAACAGATTCTCAAAAGTGGAACTGGAAACTGCTAAAACGGCGCTTCCCATGGGCCTTTGCTTTATTACGGAAGGTGTTCTTCCCTTTGCGGCAGCAGATCCTGCAAGAGTAATCCCAAGCAGCATGATCGGTTCTGCTGTGGCCGGTGCCATTGCAGTAGGCATGGGCTGTGAGTCAGTAGCGGGTCATGGAGGTATTTTCGTAGTTCCCATGATGAAGAATCCCATGTGGTTTTTGATTGCCCTGGTTATCGGGTCTTTGGTGACGGGAGTAATCTATGCAGTTCTTAAGCGACCTTTGGACGAACAGGTGGAAAAGGAAGAGGAAGAACTTGACTTTGATCTGGATATTAATATCCAGTAA
- a CDS encoding AEC family transporter, translated as MNLAHITINKIMEMFLIMVIGAVTFKTGIADNGTSKRMSSILLNVITPCMIIVSYQMEFDGDLLIGLILTLGLSVASIFLSILLSRLLIRSKENPDMAVEKFSMIYSNCGFIGIPIINGLLGAKGVFFMTAYITAFNIMIWSHGILLMKGKTGSLMTTLKSFINSSTVAIVIGILFFVTGLHLPEVVGNPLSMIGAMNTPVAMLISGMNLAESGLLSCLKSPRTYVISAAKLLAIPLITLVLLMAVRVDSAIAVTILVASACPSGATGTMFALQYNKNSQYASKLLAVTTVLSLVTIPAVMLVGGMVF; from the coding sequence ATGAATTTGGCACATATTACAATTAATAAAATCATGGAAATGTTCCTTATCATGGTGATCGGAGCAGTCACATTTAAAACAGGAATTGCCGACAACGGAACAAGTAAACGGATGTCTTCCATCCTGCTTAATGTGATTACCCCCTGCATGATCATTGTTTCCTATCAGATGGAGTTTGACGGAGATCTGTTAATTGGACTGATACTTACCTTGGGATTATCCGTTGCCAGCATTTTTTTATCGATCCTTCTTTCCAGACTTCTAATCCGTTCCAAAGAAAACCCGGATATGGCAGTGGAAAAATTTTCTATGATCTATTCCAACTGTGGTTTTATCGGCATTCCCATTATCAATGGATTGCTGGGAGCAAAAGGCGTATTCTTTATGACCGCTTATATTACCGCATTTAATATCATGATCTGGTCCCATGGAATCCTGCTGATGAAGGGAAAAACCGGAAGTTTGATGACTACCTTAAAAAGTTTTATCAATTCTTCTACCGTGGCAATTGTAATAGGGATTCTTTTTTTTGTAACAGGGCTTCATCTGCCGGAAGTAGTGGGAAATCCCTTATCAATGATCGGAGCCATGAACACGCCGGTTGCAATGTTGATCTCCGGTATGAATCTGGCGGAAAGCGGGCTGCTTTCCTGTTTAAAAAGTCCCAGGACTTATGTGATCAGCGCAGCAAAGCTTCTTGCAATTCCTCTCATTACCTTGGTGCTGCTCATGGCAGTCAGGGTGGATTCTGCCATTGCTGTCACGATTTTAGTAGCCTCAGCCTGTCCCAGCGGAGCCACGGGGACCATGTTTGCTTTGCAGTATAACAAAAACAGCCAGTATGCCTCAAAATTACTGGCTGTTACCACGGTTTTATCATTGGTTACCATACCTGCTGTCATGCTGGTTGGAGGCATGGTTTTCTGA
- a CDS encoding class II fructose-bisphosphate aldolase has protein sequence MLVSMKAILDDANKNYYGVMAMNSINIEMARAGIMAAEEEHSPIIMQFGPGQMKNHAHAEEMLPVIKELAARVHVPVALNLDHGSDFYTIADCINRGFTNVMYDGSSLPYEENVKRTAIITALAHGMGCSVEGELGHVGQADHEDDADTDLYTDPDLAMDFVEKTGIDALAVAIGTAHGAYPKGKIPKLDFERLHLLKETLNMPLVLHGGSGSGEENLRKAVAGGINKINVCTDAFEAGKKAMLKEIGQNPEIDYMHLCMAAEAGIKQFVKDYMKVIGSSGRYIYGAAKQAGNE, from the coding sequence ATGTTAGTATCAATGAAAGCCATCCTTGATGATGCAAATAAAAATTACTACGGTGTTATGGCGATGAACAGCATTAACATAGAGATGGCCAGGGCGGGAATTATGGCAGCGGAAGAGGAGCATTCTCCCATTATCATGCAGTTTGGACCTGGGCAGATGAAAAATCATGCCCATGCGGAAGAAATGCTTCCGGTGATAAAGGAGCTGGCGGCAAGGGTCCATGTACCGGTTGCCTTAAACCTTGACCATGGTTCTGATTTTTACACCATTGCGGACTGCATCAACCGTGGATTTACCAATGTTATGTACGATGGTTCCTCCCTGCCTTATGAGGAGAATGTTAAGCGCACGGCAATCATCACTGCTCTTGCTCATGGCATGGGCTGTTCCGTAGAAGGAGAGCTGGGACATGTGGGCCAGGCGGACCATGAGGACGATGCGGATACGGATTTGTATACCGATCCTGACCTTGCAATGGATTTTGTGGAAAAGACAGGCATCGATGCTCTGGCTGTGGCAATTGGCACAGCTCATGGGGCTTATCCCAAGGGAAAGATACCGAAGCTGGATTTTGAACGGCTTCATCTGTTAAAAGAGACGTTAAACATGCCATTGGTACTTCACGGAGGCTCCGGTTCCGGAGAAGAAAATTTAAGAAAGGCAGTAGCCGGAGGCATTAATAAGATCAATGTATGCACCGATGCCTTTGAAGCAGGAAAGAAGGCCATGCTTAAGGAGATCGGGCAGAATCCGGAGATCGATTATATGCATCTTTGCATGGCGGCGGAAGCAGGGATCAAACAGTTTGTAAAGGATTATATGAAGGTGATCGGTTCCAGCGGAAGATATATATATGGAGCAGCAAAACAGGCAGGAAATGAGTAA